A region of the Meles meles chromosome 18, mMelMel3.1 paternal haplotype, whole genome shotgun sequence genome:
GCCGCGGCGTAGAGCACGGAGCTTTTCAGCTCTCTCTACAAGTCAAACGCCGCCACGTCTGTCCCTCCCACTTTCCATCCCGAGTTACCTCCAAATATTAGACTATGGGAGAAAAGATCAAATAAAACGTTCACGCATTGAGCAGAGACGTGCATCTCTGGGTTGTCGGGGTCGCAGGTCACGTATctccaggccccgccccgccccgccccgccccgccccgccccgccccgcctcgcCCCGCCTCGCCCCGCCTCGCCCCGCCTCGCCGCTGAGGGATTGCTGATTGGTCCGCGCTGCGTGACGTTTCGCGCGGCTTTTTAAGGCGGAGTCCCCGGGACCGCTCCGCagtggcggcggtggcggcggtggCTGTGGAGGTGGAGGCGCCCTGGAGGCGGGAGTGGAGTTTCGCGTGGAGGCTCGGGTGGCTGGTCTGGGGAGAGTGCGGCTGCCGGAAGGTAAAGGGGGCTGTTTGAAGGGGAGCTGAGGTGGCCCTGGTGCGGGGACTTGGGGAGCAGGACAAGGCGATCCGGGCAAGGCAAAGTGTCGCGGGACGGTGGGAAAGGGGGTCACGGTGTCAGAGGGGCGTGCCAACCGCCTGGGGATGCGGTGGGCAGGCGGGAGCGGGCCTTACTGCCCCGACTCAGCGCTCGTACCCTAACTCTTAACTGGGGGGCGCTGCCCGACCTACTCCTTCCTGTGAGGATTCTCGCGTGGGAAATAAGGGTCTCTGCGTCTGCTACCGCGCCACGAGCTTGGAGAAGGGGCGCGGGAAGCCGACCATATCCATATCAAGGCTTCACCCCTCAACCGGTGTCCAGGACCGGGGGTCTATGTAGATCGGGTCGCCCATGACAGCGGGGAGTGCCTCTTTTACACATGgagctgtttaaaaaaacaaaacaaaagccggaattttaaaaaggaaggatggGCGACTGATTTAGGAAAGGATCTAGAAGTTGCACATTTCATGTTTATTGTTAAAcgtctcctttttttctcccgtGACTTTTCCCCGTCCAGATAAGGCAGCAGCCGTCCCAAGAACCTGCCGTTCACGGccacctccctgcctctgctGTGTGCCTCAAGACCTGCAGCTTAGCTGGAGCTCACCATGGGGAACCACTTGACGGAGATGGCGCCCACTGCCTCCTCTTTCTTGCCCCACTTCCAGGCCCTGCATGTCGTGGTCATTGGACTGGACTCTGCTGGAAAGACCTCTCTACTTTACCGGCTCAAGTTTAAGGAGTTTGTCCAGAGCGTCCCCACCAAAGGCTTCAACACAGAGAAGATCCGGGTGCCCCTGGGAGGGTCCCGTGGCATCACCTTCCAAGTGTGGGATGTCGGGGGCCAAGAGAAGCTGCGACCCCTGTGGCGCTCCTACACACGGCGGACAGACGGGTTGGTGTTTGTGGTGGATGCTGCGGAGGCTGAGCGCCTGGAGGAGGCCAAGGTGGAGCTCCACCGAATCAGTCGGGCTTCGGACAACCAGGGTGTGCCTGTGCTGGTGCTGGCCAACAAGCAGGATCAGCCTGGGGCACTGAGCGCCGCAGAGGTTGAGAAGAGGCTGGCGGTCCGAGAGCTTGCAGCGGCCACGCTCACCCATGTGCAGGGCTGCAGCGCTGTGGATGGGCTGGGCCTGCAGCCAGGCCTGGAGCGTCTGTACGAGATGATCCTCAAGAGGAAGAAGGCAGCCCGGGTAGGCAAGAAGAGACGGTGACCCGAGgctgtcccctcctccccagtAGGGATCTGCACACCCGGAGAGCCAAGTGGAGCCTCTGGCCCCTCACTCAGCTCTGGGGTGCAGGACCTGTCCGCCTCAATGAAGGACTGAGGAGCACACTGGGGGGTCCTGTTCTGGTGCAGCACTGGGGACCGGACGGGAGGGGAGATGGGatggcttctcctctccctccctcatctctCTGCTGGAGAAATGGGGGCTGCAGGACTGGGGAGGCTTAAACGTAAGCTGTGACTCTACCTCGaccctgtttcttctttttcttctcgggCTTGTTGATGAGATGTGTTTGGGGGCAAAAGAAGGTTGTTTGGAGAATGCATTTGGAATGAACGAGGActgtctccccacctccaccccccccaaATGGGGTGTCCCCTAAGGCTGCTTTTCTAGGGATGCTAGTCACAATagtctttatttttgtgtctgtgtgaaAGTGCCAAGAACCCTACCCCTCATTTGTAGATCCACAACTGTTTTTATAAGCCGTGTGTGTCCTCtgtattattattaactattttttaGCATTTGCCTATAAGTTATTAAAGACTGATGATACTGTAGCTCTGACCTTGGTCTGGCATTTTCTTACCCAGCCCCAGGAGTAGTCCCAGATTTTTATATGGGTGGCAGGAATGAGGAGGGGGGTGTTTATCTCAAAGCTGAATTTGCAAAGGAAACACTCTTTATGGGATGGCTGGTGGAAATTACAGTTGGAGTTGAAATTGCCCTCTCCCAAGCTATTACCTGATTTCTGCAGTTTTTGGGGTGTCCCTTTCTCTTGCTTCCCGCCCCTCCCCTCATCTCCTGGCTCTTACGTTGCCCCTCATAAGGCTGGTCCTTGAGAGGACTTTCCTAAGTCTCTATAGATAAGTCCTCAAGGAGCCATTCTGTTTTCATCCTCCTCCACTCAGCACTCAggctgatacatttttttttcttccaccttGGGGGATCCTGTGAGAATGGAAAGTAATTCCTTCCTGGCTTTTAGCCAGCTCCGTGTGCTCAATCCTGCTGACTGCAGCTCCCCAGCAGCGGCGGTAGGGGCTTGTGCTAGGGAGGTCTGGGCTGGATTGAGCCAGCCCGGCCCTGGTGACTAAGCTGTGAGTTGCCCAGCTCTGGGAATGGTGGCTGTTCCCAGGAGAGGGGCTGTTGCGGTagtctgggtttgtgcctggtgGGAGTGTGGACTGCTGGACATCTACTTCCCctccaggggaggagggggagggtgtAGGCCACCCATAGCGATGATAAGAATAAAATGctaggggtacttgggtggctcagtgggttaaagcctctgccttctgctcaggtcctgatctcagggtcctggaatcgggccccacaggctgtctgctcagcagggagcctacatccccccctctttctctctgcctgctcctctgcctacttgtgatctctgtcaaataaataagtaaaatcttaaaaaaaaaaaaaaaaagaaagaaaagaaaatgctaggggcacctggatggctcagttggtgaagcgtctacctttagctcaggtcatgatctcagggtcctggggtccagccccgtgggggggctcccagctcagcagggagtctgcctcttctctccctctgcccctccccctgctcatgctctc
Encoded here:
- the ARL4D gene encoding ADP-ribosylation factor-like protein 4D, which codes for MGNHLTEMAPTASSFLPHFQALHVVVIGLDSAGKTSLLYRLKFKEFVQSVPTKGFNTEKIRVPLGGSRGITFQVWDVGGQEKLRPLWRSYTRRTDGLVFVVDAAEAERLEEAKVELHRISRASDNQGVPVLVLANKQDQPGALSAAEVEKRLAVRELAAATLTHVQGCSAVDGLGLQPGLERLYEMILKRKKAARVGKKRR